Proteins from one uncultured Anaeromusa sp. genomic window:
- the modA gene encoding molybdate ABC transporter substrate-binding protein — MRKASWLGLVGLFLGLLLVVGCGGEPPKAAAPAELNVSAAVSMKDALGEIQQQYQKKNPNVKLVFNLGASGSLQKQIEQGAPADLFISAAPKQMDELQGKGLLQQQTRKNLLENKLVLIVPQSSSLTIKNFEELADPAVKRLAVGEPQVVPAGQYAQQVLKKLNLWEKLEERMVLAKDVRTVLTYVESGNADAGIVYKTDAAVSTKIKIIATAAAGSHQPIIYPAAILANSKQPKEAEAFLQYLLSPEAAKVFEKYGFTMGK, encoded by the coding sequence ATGAGAAAAGCAAGTTGGTTGGGTCTGGTAGGGTTGTTCCTGGGTTTGTTGCTAGTGGTTGGTTGCGGAGGGGAACCGCCTAAAGCGGCGGCGCCTGCAGAACTGAACGTATCTGCAGCGGTAAGTATGAAAGACGCACTGGGAGAAATTCAACAGCAGTATCAAAAAAAGAATCCAAACGTGAAGCTCGTCTTTAATCTGGGCGCCTCCGGTTCGCTGCAAAAGCAAATCGAGCAAGGCGCACCGGCGGATCTCTTTATTTCAGCGGCTCCTAAGCAAATGGATGAATTGCAGGGCAAAGGGTTGTTGCAACAGCAAACACGGAAGAATTTGCTGGAAAATAAGCTGGTACTGATTGTGCCGCAAAGCTCCTCGTTAACTATTAAAAACTTTGAGGAACTGGCAGATCCCGCTGTTAAACGCTTGGCCGTAGGGGAGCCGCAAGTAGTGCCAGCGGGGCAATATGCGCAGCAGGTTTTGAAGAAGCTGAATTTATGGGAGAAATTAGAAGAGCGAATGGTGTTGGCTAAAGATGTGCGTACGGTGCTAACCTATGTGGAAAGCGGTAATGCGGACGCCGGTATAGTGTATAAGACCGACGCGGCGGTAAGCACGAAAATCAAAATTATTGCTACTGCTGCCGCGGGAAGCCACCAGCCTATAATTTATCCGGCGGCTATACTCGCAAATTCCAAACAGCCCAAGGAAGCGGAAGCTTTCTTGCAATATCTTTTGAGTCCGGAAGCCGCCAAGGTATTTGAAAAATACGGCTTTACTATGGGTAAATAA
- a CDS encoding multidrug efflux RND transporter permease subunit, with amino-acid sequence MAKFFIERPIFAIVLSLLITIAGLLAAAQLPVAQYPNISPPIVSVSATYQGANADVVNQSVAQIVEDKINGAEGMVYMSSTSSDAGSYSLSVQFESGKNSDMASVQTQSRVSEATPGLPVSVQDIGVSTRKASQDTAMVFTLWSEENLYDRNFLKNYGSIFIIDELKRISGVGDIMAFGADYSMRIWLQPEKMARLGISTSEVKTAVENQNKQAASGSLGQMPMAGKQEHQYSTRVKGRLEDPKEFENIIVRAQGDGSFVRLKDIARVELGSKEYTFSSELNGHPAAGFAIKLTSDANALQTVGEVKATLDRLAQDFPAGMKYTTVVDNTRFVDESIAEVAKSFAEAMFLVVLVVFLFLQSWRATLIPMLAIPVSLIGTFGAFVLLGFTINTLTLFAMVLAIGLVVDDAIVVIEAVEHHMRYKGLSPVEATKMAMSEVSGPVVAIAFVLASVFIPVAFFGGMMGILYRQFALTIAVSMALSAIVALSLTPALCTLLLKPHDPQAHQGRLGRFFEAFNEWFERKTEGYGRRLGGIIPRARLCIMLLAGLIGMLGVLFSFVPSSFVPDEDQGRYMVSVSLPESTSLNRTAEFMSEVVSVIRKQHGVDNVMAVSGFDLMGGTAKANGGTIFVSLTPWSERTSEQTQVKNLVKQAFASGAQLAGGNVLPFAPPALPGLGSVGGYTFMLEDRSGGTLENLDAVTRRFIAAVKERPEIASATTTFTTDTPGYEFEVDRAKAEKMGVDVNDIFSTMQVFLGGLQINDFNKYGRSYKVIAQAEAPFRGDVDALRYLFVKSSNNTMVPLNTLVTPRKTKSAANITRYNGYKAVKINGTQAVGYSSGQAMTALDEVAKEVLPSGYTYEWSGQSREEKVSGGRAPVVFGLALVFVFLCLAALYESWSVPFAVLLSVPTGIFGAFLFQYLFSQENNIYMQIGLVMLIGLAAKNAILIVEFAKVRFDKGMPLMEAAIEAAKLRLRPILMTSFAFIIGCLPLMIATGAGAGARNSMGTAVVGGMLMATALGIFIIPVLFVVVEKLTARFEAWRSHFLKR; translated from the coding sequence ATGGCTAAGTTTTTTATCGAACGGCCGATTTTTGCTATCGTGCTGTCGTTACTCATTACGATTGCAGGTCTGCTGGCAGCAGCACAGCTGCCTGTGGCGCAATACCCCAATATTTCGCCGCCGATTGTATCGGTGAGTGCAACGTATCAAGGGGCCAATGCGGACGTTGTTAACCAGTCTGTAGCTCAGATTGTGGAAGACAAAATAAATGGCGCTGAAGGCATGGTTTATATGTCTTCCACAAGTTCTGACGCCGGTTCCTATTCGCTGAGTGTGCAATTTGAATCAGGAAAAAACTCAGATATGGCGTCGGTACAGACCCAAAGTCGTGTCTCGGAGGCAACGCCTGGGCTGCCTGTAAGCGTTCAGGACATAGGGGTGAGTACCCGTAAGGCTTCGCAGGACACGGCGATGGTGTTTACCCTGTGGTCAGAGGAAAATCTATATGATCGTAATTTTCTCAAAAACTACGGGAGTATTTTTATTATCGATGAACTGAAACGAATTTCCGGCGTAGGCGATATTATGGCTTTTGGTGCGGACTACAGCATGCGAATTTGGCTGCAGCCCGAAAAAATGGCGCGCCTTGGAATTTCTACATCGGAAGTAAAAACCGCCGTGGAAAATCAAAACAAACAGGCCGCATCCGGCAGTCTGGGGCAAATGCCTATGGCCGGAAAGCAGGAGCATCAGTATTCAACAAGAGTAAAAGGCCGTTTGGAAGACCCCAAAGAATTTGAAAATATCATTGTTCGGGCCCAAGGGGACGGTTCTTTTGTGCGGCTGAAGGATATTGCCCGGGTCGAGCTGGGCAGTAAAGAATATACTTTTTCCAGCGAATTGAACGGCCATCCGGCTGCCGGGTTTGCCATCAAGCTGACCAGTGATGCCAATGCGCTGCAAACGGTGGGCGAGGTTAAAGCAACCCTGGATCGTTTGGCACAAGACTTTCCCGCAGGGATGAAGTATACGACCGTTGTGGACAATACGCGCTTTGTGGATGAGTCCATTGCGGAAGTGGCCAAAAGCTTTGCCGAAGCCATGTTCCTGGTGGTATTGGTAGTGTTTCTCTTCTTGCAGAGCTGGCGGGCGACTTTGATTCCCATGCTGGCTATTCCAGTATCGTTAATTGGTACCTTTGGGGCTTTTGTGTTGCTTGGGTTTACGATTAATACGCTTACTTTGTTTGCGATGGTACTGGCTATTGGCCTGGTAGTTGACGATGCTATTGTTGTTATTGAAGCAGTGGAACATCATATGCGATATAAAGGACTTTCGCCTGTCGAGGCTACGAAAATGGCCATGTCCGAAGTGTCTGGTCCGGTAGTAGCCATTGCCTTCGTGCTGGCGTCGGTATTTATTCCGGTAGCTTTTTTTGGCGGTATGATGGGGATTTTGTATCGGCAATTTGCGTTGACAATTGCGGTGTCCATGGCGTTGTCGGCGATTGTCGCCCTCTCGCTGACGCCGGCCTTGTGTACGCTGCTTTTAAAACCCCATGATCCCCAGGCGCATCAAGGAAGATTGGGCCGGTTTTTTGAAGCTTTTAATGAATGGTTCGAACGTAAGACAGAAGGTTATGGCCGGCGTCTGGGCGGGATTATTCCGCGGGCGCGCTTGTGCATTATGCTGCTGGCGGGGCTGATCGGCATGCTGGGGGTATTATTTTCCTTTGTTCCCAGTTCCTTTGTTCCTGATGAAGATCAGGGACGGTATATGGTTTCGGTATCATTGCCGGAGTCAACTTCCTTGAATCGAACAGCCGAGTTCATGTCAGAGGTGGTATCGGTCATTCGCAAACAGCATGGTGTGGACAATGTCATGGCAGTTTCCGGTTTTGATCTGATGGGAGGCACTGCCAAAGCCAATGGCGGTACTATTTTCGTTTCTTTGACACCTTGGTCGGAGCGAACCAGCGAACAAACGCAGGTGAAAAATCTGGTCAAGCAAGCCTTTGCCAGTGGCGCACAATTAGCAGGGGGGAATGTGCTTCCCTTCGCGCCGCCAGCCTTGCCAGGCTTAGGCAGCGTAGGCGGTTATACCTTTATGCTGGAAGACCGCAGCGGGGGCACGCTGGAAAATCTGGATGCAGTTACAAGGCGTTTTATTGCCGCTGTTAAGGAACGTCCGGAAATTGCCTCAGCTACGACTACTTTTACCACCGATACGCCTGGGTATGAATTTGAGGTGGACCGCGCAAAGGCGGAAAAAATGGGCGTTGATGTAAATGATATTTTCTCAACAATGCAGGTATTCCTGGGGGGGCTGCAGATTAACGATTTCAACAAATACGGACGCAGCTACAAGGTTATTGCTCAGGCGGAGGCGCCTTTCCGCGGCGATGTGGACGCCTTGCGTTATCTCTTTGTAAAAAGCTCAAACAATACGATGGTGCCTCTGAATACGCTGGTGACGCCGCGCAAAACCAAATCGGCAGCCAATATTACCCGTTATAATGGCTACAAGGCCGTAAAAATCAACGGCACCCAGGCTGTTGGCTACAGCTCCGGGCAGGCCATGACAGCTTTAGACGAAGTAGCCAAGGAAGTGCTGCCAAGCGGCTACACTTATGAATGGTCGGGCCAAAGTCGTGAGGAGAAGGTTTCCGGAGGCAGAGCTCCGGTTGTGTTTGGTCTGGCTCTTGTTTTCGTCTTCTTGTGCTTGGCGGCGCTTTATGAAAGCTGGAGCGTGCCTTTTGCGGTGCTGCTTTCGGTGCCCACGGGTATTTTTGGCGCCTTCTTGTTCCAATATCTCTTCAGCCAAGAAAACAATATTTATATGCAGATTGGCTTGGTTATGCTGATTGGTTTAGCCGCGAAGAATGCAATTTTGATTGTAGAATTTGCTAAAGTGCGCTTCGATAAAGGCATGCCCCTTATGGAAGCGGCTATTGAAGCGGCTAAGCTGCGCTTGCGTCCTATTTTGATGACTTCTTTCGCCTTTATTATCGGCTGCTTGCCCTTGATGATTGCCACAGGCGCTGGCGCCGGTGCGAGAAATTCCATGGGGACGGCTGTTGTGGGCGGTATGCTCATGGCTACGGCGTTGGGGATTTTTATCATTCCCGTATTGTTCGTGGTGGTAGAGAAACTCACGGCGCGCTTTGAAGCTTGGCGCAGTCACTTTTTGAAACGGTAA
- a CDS encoding GGDEF domain-containing protein: MFAVQMNIYLTLLLVSIAIHACLKLERREQGNPLFLVLLLLTLLILVLETFSVFFAAPEYQRAGGFQRIIEVLGFALAPLLPFCISLYSQQRVFRYDSSQSRKWSRLSLPLLLNLLIAAVSYLLSPSTTEVGHGEAQSLLASFSYLTTGFYYLVNLLVIYAGRWKVTREECLVLGMLSGSPLLFSLFQLSHFIWSGVTIALVINYVYIVHNQAKRDPLTGLANRMAYEEYLAAFQRKTGRKLAALNIDLDDFKQINDSFGHHEGDRALQLFAQSLAATFAGKGLAVRLGGDEFLVLLQEERPEVLQRYVEALQERILTHTRQLQLPYTIRFSYGLTTLDEGYQSVREMVEHSDALMYAKKQGKEGKARSKTR, encoded by the coding sequence GTGTTTGCCGTACAAATGAATATCTATTTGACGCTGTTATTGGTAAGCATTGCGATTCATGCCTGCCTGAAGCTGGAACGGCGTGAGCAAGGAAATCCTCTCTTCCTGGTATTATTGTTGCTGACTTTGTTGATCTTGGTTTTGGAAACGTTCAGTGTCTTTTTTGCGGCTCCAGAATATCAAAGAGCTGGTGGTTTTCAAAGAATTATAGAAGTGCTAGGCTTTGCCTTGGCGCCATTGCTTCCTTTTTGCATTTCTCTATATTCGCAGCAACGTGTTTTTCGATATGATTCCTCTCAAAGTAGAAAATGGTCAAGATTAAGCTTGCCGTTGCTGCTGAATTTGCTGATTGCGGCGGTTAGCTACTTATTGTCTCCTTCAACGACAGAAGTAGGTCATGGAGAAGCCCAAAGCCTTTTAGCGTCTTTTTCTTATTTGACTACCGGATTCTATTATCTGGTAAATTTGCTTGTGATTTATGCGGGACGCTGGAAAGTGACGCGAGAAGAATGCTTGGTGCTGGGAATGCTTTCCGGAAGTCCCTTGCTGTTCTCTCTTTTTCAGTTATCGCATTTTATCTGGTCTGGGGTAACGATTGCCTTGGTCATTAATTATGTATATATTGTCCATAACCAAGCGAAAAGGGATCCCTTGACCGGCTTGGCTAACCGCATGGCTTATGAAGAATATTTAGCCGCGTTTCAACGCAAGACAGGCAGGAAATTAGCCGCTCTTAATATTGATCTGGATGATTTTAAACAAATTAACGATTCTTTCGGTCACCATGAAGGGGATCGCGCTTTGCAGCTGTTCGCGCAAAGCTTGGCGGCAACCTTTGCCGGCAAAGGCTTGGCGGTACGTTTGGGCGGGGATGAATTTTTAGTATTGCTGCAGGAAGAAAGACCTGAGGTATTGCAACGGTATGTGGAGGCTTTGCAAGAGAGAATTTTGACGCATACCCGTCAGCTTCAACTGCCATATACGATTCGTTTCAGCTATGGACTTACTACCTTGGACGAAGGCTATCAAAGCGTGCGCGAAATGGTGGAGCACAGCGATGCGCTAATGTATGCGAAGAAGCAAGGAAAAGAAGGCAAAGCTAGGAGCAAAACGAGATAG
- a CDS encoding Fic family protein, with the protein MSTLQQLLREIDAKQERINKQRPLEQTQIKNLKEYFKVGLTYASNALEGNTLTESETKVVLEDGVTIGGKPLKDHLDAIGHGRAFDWMWGLAKDVELSEEDVKKLHVLCFQPSEGEQAGEYRCVNVVITGSQHSDRLPSHEEVPALMKKWAVSLPEKRKKLHPVQYAAQLHQEFIVIHPFADGNGRVARLLLNHALISQGYPPVIISPVFKHEYIQALEQSHTKPESFAAYIAEQVLQAQRDYIRLLRL; encoded by the coding sequence ATGAGTACATTGCAGCAGCTTTTGCGTGAAATTGATGCCAAGCAGGAACGAATCAACAAGCAAAGGCCCTTGGAGCAGACACAAATCAAGAACCTCAAGGAATACTTCAAAGTAGGCCTGACCTACGCTTCCAATGCTTTGGAGGGTAACACCCTGACCGAATCGGAAACAAAAGTAGTCTTGGAAGATGGTGTAACCATTGGCGGCAAGCCGCTGAAAGATCACTTGGATGCCATTGGACATGGCCGTGCCTTCGATTGGATGTGGGGGCTGGCTAAAGATGTTGAGCTTTCCGAAGAAGACGTAAAAAAGCTGCATGTTCTTTGTTTTCAACCCAGCGAAGGAGAACAAGCAGGTGAATACCGCTGTGTGAATGTAGTCATAACTGGTTCCCAGCATAGTGACCGTTTGCCCAGCCATGAAGAAGTACCTGCCTTGATGAAAAAATGGGCAGTGAGTTTGCCGGAGAAGAGAAAGAAACTCCACCCCGTTCAGTATGCAGCCCAATTGCACCAGGAGTTCATTGTCATTCATCCTTTTGCAGACGGTAACGGAAGAGTTGCACGGTTGCTGTTGAATCATGCCCTGATTTCTCAGGGATACCCGCCCGTCATCATTTCTCCTGTGTTCAAGCATGAATACATCCAAGCCCTGGAACAAAGCCATACAAAGCCGGAGTCTTTTGCGGCATACATTGCAGAGCAGGTACTGCAGGCGCAAAGAGATTACATTCGCTTGCTGCGATTGTGA
- a CDS encoding amino acid ABC transporter substrate-binding protein, with the protein MKRIISVVLLLVMAGVLFAGCGSTTKTEPAKKKIVIGLDDNFPPMGFKDEKNNIVGFDIDMAKEAAKRLGIEVEFKGIDWSSKEAELNSKRIDALWNGMNITEERKKNVLFSDPYMESKQLIFVLANSPIKSAADLKGKVVGVQQSSIGEEVVTKDEKLKATLKDFKKYPDCVAAFMDLKTGRLDAVVTDEILGRYYMSKEAGAYIAIEQPLGEVGVYGVGFRKDDKELRDKVQNVLNEMKKDGTSAKISQKWFGADIVK; encoded by the coding sequence ATGAAACGAATTATTTCTGTAGTATTGTTGCTGGTGATGGCAGGGGTATTGTTTGCTGGTTGTGGCAGCACAACTAAAACGGAGCCTGCCAAGAAAAAGATTGTCATTGGCTTAGATGACAATTTTCCGCCGATGGGCTTCAAAGATGAAAAGAACAATATTGTTGGCTTTGATATTGATATGGCCAAAGAAGCGGCCAAACGCTTGGGCATCGAAGTGGAATTTAAGGGTATCGACTGGAGCAGTAAAGAAGCCGAGCTGAACAGCAAGCGTATTGATGCGCTCTGGAACGGCATGAATATCACGGAAGAACGTAAGAAAAACGTGCTTTTCAGCGATCCTTACATGGAAAGCAAGCAATTGATCTTTGTCCTGGCTAATTCTCCAATTAAAAGTGCCGCTGATCTTAAGGGCAAGGTGGTTGGCGTACAACAGTCCAGCATTGGTGAAGAAGTGGTTACTAAGGATGAAAAATTAAAAGCGACTTTGAAAGATTTCAAAAAATATCCGGACTGTGTAGCCGCCTTTATGGATCTGAAAACAGGTCGTTTGGATGCGGTTGTAACCGATGAAATTCTTGGACGTTATTACATGTCCAAAGAAGCCGGGGCGTATATTGCGATTGAACAGCCCTTGGGCGAAGTCGGTGTTTATGGCGTGGGCTTCCGGAAGGATGACAAAGAACTGCGCGACAAAGTGCAGAACGTACTGAATGAAATGAAAAAAGACGGAACCTCAGCGAAAATTTCGCAAAAATGGTTTGGCGCCGATATCGTAAAATAA
- a CDS encoding glycosyl hydrolase family 18 protein, producing the protein MYPWFSAFFLFLALLLSWGGSPASASAQPPLTLAWDHVKSLSETSETAPVREGLQVLSPTWFSLADAAGSIHSKGSAGYVASAHQKGCQVWALFDNGFDANRTRQFLASAPAQDNAIQQLSRYASQYQLDGINIDFENVADEDRDRFTQFIRNLTTTLKKQNLIISIDVTVPNETPSWSHCYDRKELGAIVDYVMVMTYDEQWATSTPGAPVASLPWVEKNLQKTLQEVPANKLFLGIPFYTKRWEHTEEQGKVTAKGKTFFMEDVNAVIQTHNIQPQWRSDYGLSYLEYEEDGKYYHIWVESKDSLALKTALIHTYQLAGAACWRLGFETPDIWPLLP; encoded by the coding sequence ATGTACCCTTGGTTTTCTGCTTTTTTTCTTTTCTTAGCGCTGCTGCTCTCCTGGGGAGGGTCGCCTGCCTCAGCCTCGGCGCAGCCGCCGTTAACACTTGCCTGGGATCATGTGAAAAGCCTTTCCGAAACCTCGGAAACAGCGCCCGTACGGGAAGGTCTACAAGTTTTATCTCCCACCTGGTTTTCTCTGGCTGACGCTGCCGGCTCCATTCATTCCAAAGGCAGCGCTGGCTATGTTGCCTCAGCCCATCAAAAAGGCTGCCAAGTTTGGGCGTTATTTGATAACGGCTTTGACGCAAACCGGACCCGTCAGTTTCTTGCTTCGGCTCCTGCGCAGGACAACGCCATCCAGCAGCTAAGCCGCTATGCCTCCCAATACCAACTCGACGGCATCAACATTGACTTTGAAAATGTAGCTGACGAAGACCGCGACCGCTTTACTCAATTTATCCGCAACCTCACTACGACGCTGAAGAAGCAAAATCTGATTATCTCTATTGATGTGACAGTCCCGAATGAAACTCCCTCTTGGTCTCATTGCTATGACCGCAAGGAGCTAGGTGCAATTGTCGATTATGTTATGGTCATGACCTACGACGAGCAGTGGGCTACCAGCACCCCCGGGGCGCCTGTAGCCTCGCTCCCCTGGGTAGAAAAGAATCTGCAAAAAACCTTACAAGAAGTTCCGGCAAATAAATTGTTCCTCGGCATCCCCTTTTATACAAAACGTTGGGAACACACCGAGGAACAAGGCAAAGTAACCGCTAAAGGAAAAACCTTTTTTATGGAGGATGTAAATGCCGTAATACAGACGCACAATATTCAGCCCCAATGGCGCTCTGACTACGGTCTGTCTTACCTAGAGTATGAAGAAGACGGCAAATATTATCATATTTGGGTTGAAAGCAAAGACTCTCTGGCCTTGAAAACCGCATTGATTCATACCTACCAGTTAGCCGGAGCGGCCTGCTGGCGTTTAGGCTTTGAAACACCCGATATTTGGCCCTTGCTGCCATAA
- a CDS encoding macro domain-containing protein has product MHTIILPRGKMLQIKQGDITAETTDAIVNPANSHLRHGGGAALAIARAGGSAIQKQSQELIKKIGSLPVSHAVITDGGLLPAKFVIHTVGPRWGEGDEECKLRQAVENVLFLGHLYNLRSVSMPAISSGIFGFPKDRCAQILLQTAIDFFLRLDTPLESVTFCNYDAETCQHFIQAASAAKLIDS; this is encoded by the coding sequence ATGCATACCATAATTCTTCCCCGTGGAAAAATGCTGCAGATTAAACAAGGCGACATCACCGCTGAAACAACCGATGCCATCGTCAATCCGGCCAACAGCCATTTACGGCACGGCGGCGGCGCCGCCTTAGCCATCGCCCGCGCCGGAGGTTCTGCCATTCAAAAACAAAGTCAAGAACTCATCAAAAAAATCGGCTCTCTTCCTGTCAGCCACGCGGTCATCACCGACGGCGGTTTGCTGCCTGCTAAATTCGTCATCCACACCGTCGGTCCCCGCTGGGGTGAAGGCGACGAAGAATGCAAACTGCGACAGGCAGTTGAAAATGTCCTCTTTTTAGGACATCTCTACAATCTGCGCAGTGTGTCCATGCCTGCTATCAGCTCCGGCATCTTCGGCTTTCCCAAAGACCGTTGCGCACAAATCCTCTTGCAAACAGCCATTGACTTTTTTCTTCGTCTGGACACGCCGTTAGAAAGCGTCACTTTTTGCAACTATGACGCAGAAACTTGTCAACACTTCATCCAGGCTGCCAGCGCCGCCAAGCTTATCGATTCATAG
- a CDS encoding recombinase family protein gives MSKVAIYARFSSDNQREESIDAQVRAAEEFAKQKKWVVVKKYIDRAKTATTDKRQEFQRMMDDSAKGLFDVILVHKLDRFSRNKYDSAIYKRKLRKGGIKLCSVTEFLDDSPESVILESVLEGMAEYYSRNLSREVMKGMRENAYQCKHTGGCAPLGYDVDPVTKKYIINEKEAPAVRLIFQMYLEGFGYDQIVGKLQKRCYRSKLGRPIGKGSIHDILRNEKYSGVYVFNRSASKDWDGKRNNHSSKAEEAIIRVPGGVPAIIAPEEFARAKEKMQANQRRPGAYKAKEHYLLSGLIVCGECLKREGKAYSMMGNVKHSGRDKRKHVTYRCSNRENTKQCTNKELNREYVEEFVLEQLEKQIFSDKAIPQLVRQLNEYQNRKKQTDGKEIERLKGLVADLKKQMDNLINAIAKGVSEGVFAEKLQKLEEEKAQAEATLMELGGVETKQLITEEMLRKMLGTFREYVKAHNTLEVKKFISNYIKQVIVYKDHVVVVFVLSVGGKSEGLSIKTQIQRCKMMNSKSCA, from the coding sequence ATGTCGAAAGTGGCTATCTACGCCCGGTTTTCCAGTGACAATCAGCGTGAAGAGTCCATCGACGCGCAAGTGCGGGCGGCGGAAGAATTTGCAAAACAGAAGAAATGGGTGGTTGTGAAAAAATACATTGACCGAGCCAAAACCGCTACCACCGACAAGAGACAGGAATTTCAGCGCATGATGGATGACAGCGCTAAGGGTCTCTTCGATGTGATACTGGTGCATAAACTAGACCGTTTCAGCCGCAATAAGTATGATTCGGCCATCTACAAGCGCAAGCTGAGAAAAGGCGGAATCAAACTTTGCAGCGTAACGGAATTTCTGGACGACAGTCCGGAATCTGTAATTTTGGAGTCGGTGCTGGAAGGTATGGCTGAGTACTATTCTCGAAACTTGTCCCGTGAAGTCATGAAAGGGATGAGAGAAAACGCCTACCAGTGCAAGCATACTGGCGGATGTGCCCCGCTGGGGTACGATGTGGACCCAGTGACAAAGAAATACATCATTAACGAAAAAGAAGCCCCGGCGGTGCGGTTGATTTTTCAGATGTACTTGGAAGGCTTCGGGTATGACCAGATTGTTGGAAAATTGCAAAAACGATGCTATCGCAGCAAGTTGGGACGCCCCATCGGAAAAGGCAGCATTCACGACATTCTGCGTAATGAAAAGTACAGCGGAGTGTACGTCTTCAACCGTTCTGCATCAAAAGATTGGGACGGCAAGAGAAACAATCACAGCTCCAAGGCGGAAGAAGCCATAATTCGCGTTCCTGGTGGAGTTCCAGCCATCATTGCTCCTGAAGAGTTTGCCAGAGCCAAGGAGAAGATGCAGGCCAATCAGAGACGTCCCGGTGCATACAAAGCCAAGGAGCACTACCTTTTGAGCGGTCTCATTGTCTGTGGTGAGTGCTTGAAGCGGGAAGGAAAAGCCTACTCGATGATGGGAAATGTAAAGCACTCTGGGCGGGATAAACGCAAGCACGTAACCTATCGCTGCAGCAATCGGGAAAATACCAAGCAGTGCACCAACAAAGAGTTGAACCGCGAGTATGTTGAAGAATTTGTCCTGGAACAGCTGGAAAAGCAGATCTTCAGTGACAAAGCCATTCCTCAGCTGGTACGTCAGTTGAACGAGTACCAGAATCGGAAAAAGCAAACCGACGGCAAAGAAATTGAGCGGCTCAAAGGATTGGTGGCCGACTTGAAAAAGCAAATGGATAATCTGATTAATGCCATTGCCAAAGGTGTCAGTGAAGGGGTTTTTGCTGAAAAACTGCAGAAATTGGAAGAAGAAAAAGCGCAAGCGGAAGCAACGCTGATGGAACTAGGCGGCGTAGAAACCAAACAGCTCATCACGGAAGAAATGCTGCGGAAGATGCTCGGAACCTTCCGTGAGTATGTAAAAGCCCACAATACCTTGGAAGTAAAGAAATTCATTTCCAATTACATCAAGCAGGTAATTGTCTACAAAGACCACGTTGTCGTGGTCTTTGTTTTGTCTGTAGGCGGAAAAAGCGAGGGGTTGTCCATTAAAACCCAGATTCAGCGTTGCAAAATGATGAATTCCAAATCGTGTGCCTGA
- a CDS encoding hemolysin III family protein, whose amino-acid sequence MEERVNALTHGVGAALAAAGLVFLVVSAYVYGGLWHVVSFSIYGASLVLLYLASTLYHSFQNEKRKHRLRIFDHAAIYLLIAGTYTPFALVVLHGLLGWTIFSIVWGLAAVGIIFQLFFVNRFKKTATLCYLFMGWLIVFFLQPLAAALAPEGLFWLAFGGVLYTVGAVFYLFKRIPYNHAVWHVFVMGGSAAHFIAVAQYVLPIAVAP is encoded by the coding sequence GTGGAAGAACGTGTGAATGCGCTTACCCATGGCGTGGGTGCGGCGTTAGCTGCGGCTGGGTTGGTGTTTTTAGTGGTATCAGCTTATGTGTATGGGGGGCTGTGGCATGTAGTTAGCTTCAGCATTTATGGAGCGTCTCTTGTCTTGTTATATTTAGCGTCTACGCTGTATCACAGCTTTCAGAATGAGAAACGAAAACATCGCCTGCGTATTTTCGATCATGCGGCGATTTATTTGCTCATTGCCGGTACATACACGCCCTTTGCGCTGGTGGTGCTGCATGGCTTGCTTGGCTGGACCATTTTTAGCATCGTCTGGGGCTTGGCGGCGGTGGGGATTATTTTTCAGCTCTTTTTTGTCAATCGGTTTAAAAAGACGGCTACTCTTTGTTATTTGTTTATGGGCTGGCTGATCGTCTTCTTTTTACAGCCCTTGGCGGCGGCCTTAGCGCCGGAGGGCCTGTTCTGGCTGGCTTTTGGCGGTGTGCTTTATACAGTGGGGGCGGTGTTTTATCTTTTTAAACGGATTCCTTACAATCACGCGGTTTGGCATGTGTTTGTCATGGGCGGCAGCGCCGCTCACTTTATAGCGGTAGCGCAATATGTGCTGCCTATTGCTGTTGCCCCTTAA